Genomic DNA from Flavobacteriales bacterium:
TCGTGTAGGGGGTTCGGCACAGATTAAATCCATGAAGAAAATATCAGGTACATTAAAACTTGACCAAGCCCAATACCGTGAATTAGAAGCTTTTGCTAAATTCGGTTCTGACTTAGATGCGGCTACTACGGCGGTTATCGAAAAAGGACAACGTAACGTAGAGATTCTAAAGCAAGGTCAGTATTCTCCTTTGAGAGTAGAAGAACAAGCGGCTATCATTTTCTGTGGTACTAACGGTCTTTTGATGGATGTACCTACTAATAAGGTTAAAGAATTTGAATCCGAATTTATCGCTTTCTTACACAGCAAGCACCAAGACGTTTTAGACGCTTTAGCAGCAGGTAAGTTGAGTGATGATATCACGGACACTTTACGTAAGGTATGTGCCGATTTATCTAAGAAATACGCAGCATAAACTATGGCTAACTTAAAAGAAATACGGGCTAGAATTACTTCGGTAGGTTCTACTATGCAAATCACAAGTGCCATGAAAATGGTATCGGCAGCCAAGCTCAAAAGAGCTCAAGACGCCATTACACAGATGCGTCCGTATGCCAACAAGTTAAGTGAGTTATTGGTCAACCTAAGCTCTACACTAGACGCTTCTGAAGGCGGTGTTTATGCTGAAGCCAGAGAGGTTAAATCCGTTTTGATAGTTGCTGTAACATCCAACAGAGGTCTGTGTGGTGCTTTTAACAATAACGTGATAAAAGGAGCAAAAGCACTAGCCCAAGAATACGACAAGGCTGCTTTTGTTACTATAGGTAAGAAAGCATCTGAGCATTTTGCTAAGAATGGTTTTGAGGTGGTTTCTTCTCATGACGATTTGTACAACGACCTTACTTTTGCTAATACCTCGCTGATAGCTCAAGACTTAATGAGTCATTTTGTGGAAGGGCGTTACGATAAAGTGGTGGTGGTGTACAATCAGTTTAAGAATGCTGCTTCTCAGAATTTGATGACTGAAGCCTATTTGCCGTTGGAAACACCAGCAGAAGATACGGCTACTATTGGCGACTACATTTTTGAGCCAGAAAAAGAAGAGATTGTAGCTGAGCTTATCCCAAAATCTTTGAAGATACAGCTTTTTAAAGCGGTTTTGGATTCTCACGCTTCCGAGCACGGCGCACGTATGACGGCTATGCACAAGGCTACCGATAATGCGGGTGAGTTAAAAAGAGAATTGACTCTAACCTACAACAAGGCTAGACAAGCGGCTATTACAGGCGAAATACTAGAAATAGTCGGGGGTGCTGAAGCGCTTAA
This window encodes:
- the atpG gene encoding ATP synthase F1 subunit gamma produces the protein MANLKEIRARITSVGSTMQITSAMKMVSAAKLKRAQDAITQMRPYANKLSELLVNLSSTLDASEGGVYAEAREVKSVLIVAVTSNRGLCGAFNNNVIKGAKALAQEYDKAAFVTIGKKASEHFAKNGFEVVSSHDDLYNDLTFANTSLIAQDLMSHFVEGRYDKVVVVYNQFKNAASQNLMTEAYLPLETPAEDTATIGDYIFEPEKEEIVAELIPKSLKIQLFKAVLDSHASEHGARMTAMHKATDNAGELKRELTLTYNKARQAAITGEILEIVGGAEAL